Proteins encoded by one window of Hylaeus volcanicus isolate JK05 chromosome 7, UHH_iyHylVolc1.0_haploid, whole genome shotgun sequence:
- the LOC128880129 gene encoding dynein regulatory complex subunit 5 isoform X2 — MRIPHTIPRNVFEAYRCSYETTRLSSELERTIRSEDVSWVEGRVPPLRILATYVIASSWKDNPVLEELPTCEDRNRLIEILPTDLPFELAITRIDDEHYWERCSKARWEVNDLSEHGNSWRQRYCEGLLWEYLEGLEPTFFEAQKEECEKMLKLVQNYVDALRIGSLLPTKKVEKSLDNGDPCLAEEDIVHHVPMAVILSQLPLLVEIRIVFGVVYMNDNFEWRDFEFSIEDCIGLGEGIKACSNLKKFTLSRSNMNQPRVAALLQGAVENENIEEMDFSHCKLSDKGAHAVGEFLSMHKGLKVLHLANNDIGPDGVAGVVYGLLKADGSVLKHLDLRLNPLLDSGMVHVCAYVLRTSSLEMLNVSGCGIKADGAAALAEVLQSGCVKFKTLILDVSNNDFGEAVGEIFEAALNSASFIVHLDARMCNFSSRSELSIYESVARHKEEQRREKAKTMLDRLSTHTHSTYTYR; from the exons ATGAGGATTCCTCACACGATACCAAGGAACGTCTTCGAGGCCTACAG ATGCTCGTACGAAACCACGCGGTTGTCGAGCGAGTTGGAGAGGACGATTCGATCGGAGGATGTCTCCTGGGTAGAGGGAAGGGTCCCGCCCTTGAGAATCCTAGCTACCTACGTGATAGCGTCCTCGTGGAAGGATAACCCTGTACTGGAAGAGCTGCCGACGTGCGAGGACAGGAATCGGCTGATAGAAATTCTACCAACGGACCTGCCGTTCGAGTTGGCCATAACCAGAATCGACGACGAGCATTATTGGGAACGGTGCTCGAAGGCTAG GTGGGAAGTGAACGACCTATCGGAGCACGGTAATTCGTGGCGACAACGATACTGCGAGGGCCTCTTGTGGGAGTATCTGGAAGGTCTGGAGCCCACCTTCTTCGAGGCGCAAAAAGAAGAGTGcgagaaaatgttgaaactcGTGCAGAATTACGTGGACGCGTTGAGGATCGGTTCCCTCTTACCTACCAA GAAAGTCGAAAAGTCCTTGGACAACGGTGACCCGTGCCTCGCGGAAGAAGACATCGTTCACCACGTCCCCATGGCTGTCATTCTCTCCCAGCTTCCTCTTCTCGTCGAGATTCGCATCGTGTTTGGGGTTGTTTACATGAACGACAACTTCGAGTGGCGCGATTTCGA GTTCTCCATCGAAGACTGCATCGGTCTCGGCGAGGGGATCAAGGCATGTTCCAACCTGAAGAAGTTCACTCTATCTAGAAGCAATATGAATCAGCCGCGTGTCGCAGCGCTGCTTCAAGGAGCGGTAGAGAACGAAAAC ATAGAGGAGATGGATTTCTCGCACTGCAAGCTGTCGGACAAGGGCGCCCACGCAGTAGGCGAGTTTCTGTCCATGCACAAGGGCTTGAAGGTTTTACATTTGGCGAACAACGACATCGGCCCTGACGGAGTGGCTGGCGTGGTGTACGGATTGCTGAAGGCGGATGGGTCGGTGCTGAAGCACCTGGATTTGAGACTGAACCCTTTGCTAGACTCTGGGATGGTTCACGTGTGCGCCT ATGTGCTGCGAACCAGCAGCTTAGAAATGCTTAACGTGAGTGGTTGCGGAATTAAAGCTGACGGAGCCGCTGCCCTCGCCGAAGTATTACAGTCTGGCTGCGTCAAGTTTAAAACATTAATCCTTGATGTATCCAATAACGATTTTGGCGAAGCAG TGGGCGAGATATTCGAGGCCGCATTGAACTCCGCGTCGTTCATTGTTCACTTGGACGCTCGAATGTGCAATTTCTCCAGTCGATCTGAATTGTCTATTTACGAGAGCGTGGCTAG GCACAAGGAAGAACAAAGGAGGGAGAAAGCCAAAACAATGCTTGACCGACTGAGCACCCATACGCATTCCACGTACACCTACCGTTGA
- the LOC128880129 gene encoding dynein regulatory complex subunit 5 isoform X1 produces MWRKKDNLEMRIPHTIPRNVFEAYRCSYETTRLSSELERTIRSEDVSWVEGRVPPLRILATYVIASSWKDNPVLEELPTCEDRNRLIEILPTDLPFELAITRIDDEHYWERCSKARWEVNDLSEHGNSWRQRYCEGLLWEYLEGLEPTFFEAQKEECEKMLKLVQNYVDALRIGSLLPTKKVEKSLDNGDPCLAEEDIVHHVPMAVILSQLPLLVEIRIVFGVVYMNDNFEWRDFEFSIEDCIGLGEGIKACSNLKKFTLSRSNMNQPRVAALLQGAVENENIEEMDFSHCKLSDKGAHAVGEFLSMHKGLKVLHLANNDIGPDGVAGVVYGLLKADGSVLKHLDLRLNPLLDSGMVHVCAYVLRTSSLEMLNVSGCGIKADGAAALAEVLQSGCVKFKTLILDVSNNDFGEAVGEIFEAALNSASFIVHLDARMCNFSSRSELSIYESVARHKEEQRREKAKTMLDRLSTHTHSTYTYR; encoded by the exons AT GTGGCGGAAAAAGGACAATCTAGAAATGAGGATTCCTCACACGATACCAAGGAACGTCTTCGAGGCCTACAG ATGCTCGTACGAAACCACGCGGTTGTCGAGCGAGTTGGAGAGGACGATTCGATCGGAGGATGTCTCCTGGGTAGAGGGAAGGGTCCCGCCCTTGAGAATCCTAGCTACCTACGTGATAGCGTCCTCGTGGAAGGATAACCCTGTACTGGAAGAGCTGCCGACGTGCGAGGACAGGAATCGGCTGATAGAAATTCTACCAACGGACCTGCCGTTCGAGTTGGCCATAACCAGAATCGACGACGAGCATTATTGGGAACGGTGCTCGAAGGCTAG GTGGGAAGTGAACGACCTATCGGAGCACGGTAATTCGTGGCGACAACGATACTGCGAGGGCCTCTTGTGGGAGTATCTGGAAGGTCTGGAGCCCACCTTCTTCGAGGCGCAAAAAGAAGAGTGcgagaaaatgttgaaactcGTGCAGAATTACGTGGACGCGTTGAGGATCGGTTCCCTCTTACCTACCAA GAAAGTCGAAAAGTCCTTGGACAACGGTGACCCGTGCCTCGCGGAAGAAGACATCGTTCACCACGTCCCCATGGCTGTCATTCTCTCCCAGCTTCCTCTTCTCGTCGAGATTCGCATCGTGTTTGGGGTTGTTTACATGAACGACAACTTCGAGTGGCGCGATTTCGA GTTCTCCATCGAAGACTGCATCGGTCTCGGCGAGGGGATCAAGGCATGTTCCAACCTGAAGAAGTTCACTCTATCTAGAAGCAATATGAATCAGCCGCGTGTCGCAGCGCTGCTTCAAGGAGCGGTAGAGAACGAAAAC ATAGAGGAGATGGATTTCTCGCACTGCAAGCTGTCGGACAAGGGCGCCCACGCAGTAGGCGAGTTTCTGTCCATGCACAAGGGCTTGAAGGTTTTACATTTGGCGAACAACGACATCGGCCCTGACGGAGTGGCTGGCGTGGTGTACGGATTGCTGAAGGCGGATGGGTCGGTGCTGAAGCACCTGGATTTGAGACTGAACCCTTTGCTAGACTCTGGGATGGTTCACGTGTGCGCCT ATGTGCTGCGAACCAGCAGCTTAGAAATGCTTAACGTGAGTGGTTGCGGAATTAAAGCTGACGGAGCCGCTGCCCTCGCCGAAGTATTACAGTCTGGCTGCGTCAAGTTTAAAACATTAATCCTTGATGTATCCAATAACGATTTTGGCGAAGCAG TGGGCGAGATATTCGAGGCCGCATTGAACTCCGCGTCGTTCATTGTTCACTTGGACGCTCGAATGTGCAATTTCTCCAGTCGATCTGAATTGTCTATTTACGAGAGCGTGGCTAG GCACAAGGAAGAACAAAGGAGGGAGAAAGCCAAAACAATGCTTGACCGACTGAGCACCCATACGCATTCCACGTACACCTACCGTTGA
- the LOC128880136 gene encoding Kv channel-interacting protein 1: MATPPDSPGPEEALFDFESSRTRQQTTRPVALEELLRLTKFSRQEIRVMYRGFKQECPEGVVHEDSFKDIYAKFFPHGNSSLYAHYVFKAFDVNCNGAISFRDLLVTLSTLLRGSIYEKLRWTFKLYDINGDGCITRGELGEVVTAVHELMGRRHHAEEERKAREQLDRVFKKLDLNQDGVITIEEFIESCLKDDVITRSLAMFDCAL; this comes from the exons ATGGCTACGCCGCCGGACTCGCCGGGACCGGAAGAGGCACTTTTTGACTTCGAGAGCTCCAGAACTAGGCAACAAACCACCCGACCGGTCGCTCTCGAGGAACTCCTCCGGCTGACCAAGTTCTCGCGACAGGAAATCCGAGTTATGTACCGAGGTTTCAAGCAG GAGTGTCCGGAGGGTGTGGTGCACGAGGACTCATTTAAGGACATCTACGCGAAATTCTTCCCCCATGGCA ACTCTAGCCTCTATGCCCACTACGTGTTCAAGGCCTTTGATGTCAACTGCAACGGCGCCATCAGCTTCAGG GATCTTCTGGTGACTTTGTCAACGCTGTTACGGGGAAGCATCTACGAGAAGCTACGATGGACGTTCAAGCTGTACGACATAAACGGCGATGGATGCATCACCAGAGGGGAGCTAGGAGAAGTAGTGACGGCTGTGCACGAGCTTATGGGCAGGCGGCATCACGCCGAAGAGGAGAGAAAAGCGAGGGAACAGTTGGATAGGGTGTTCAAGAAACTCGACCTAAACCAGGACGGCGTAATAACGATCGAGGAATTTATAGAAAGCTGCTTAAAG GATGACGTGATCACTCGGTCCCTGGCAATGTTCGATTGCGCGCTTTGA